In Alteribacter lacisalsi, a genomic segment contains:
- a CDS encoding DUF2624 family protein: MNPIVKQMINQKINSLDVKELIRLSRQYQIPITVKQAKQIITVLKKHPIDVGNPNHIKRLQNELKQIDPALYKKAEQILEPYKDHIDWP, translated from the coding sequence GTGAACCCAATCGTAAAGCAGATGATCAATCAGAAAATCAATTCACTCGATGTAAAGGAACTGATCCGGCTGAGCAGGCAGTATCAAATTCCGATTACAGTAAAGCAGGCAAAGCAGATCATAACAGTCCTGAAAAAACATCCTATTGACGTAGGGAACCCGAATCATATTAAACGGCTTCAGAATGAATTAAAACAAATTGATCCGGCACTGTATAAAAAAGCAGAGCAGATTCTTGAACCATACAAGGACCATATCGACTGGCCCTAG
- a CDS encoding ATP-binding protein: MDCHTLANNEEIMETIADLSSEWLLVFDRDESLISVTLPSAYRSRVNVETFYHLFEPSEADRFQMYLYELSRGRADRLETFQVVYQGQIRHITCNGIALSEGLMVKAEELEEEKGIVQTLKQLPIPYFLIDHDKRIRSSNPLFRELLKTIEEPLGESDGELVEGFPFHETISKLSDIVDENNKNATVVFEKEEIRLTVHGSLVTPDQMCVFIKDETVEHRFEQLLTYKQQMESVSQIAAGVAHELRNPLSVIKGFIQLSKLSNSLNKYYETISSEIDRMNLIIEDFLSMSRKKIDKKKVSPSELMESMLMIFRSESLLHDIDFTFAIKDSRRYLYVNDQMIRQVMLNVLRNSIEAYENWDGDKRFTMMTHVEENIYVITLEDYGPGMPAEVLEEIEKPFFTTKDKGTGIGIPLCKRIVEEHKGTFKVESALGKGTRIVITLPLYSKHEQMRS; this comes from the coding sequence ATGGACTGCCATACTTTAGCAAATAACGAAGAAATTATGGAAACAATCGCGGATCTATCTTCTGAATGGCTTCTGGTGTTTGACCGTGATGAGTCGCTTATATCCGTAACGCTCCCATCAGCCTACCGGAGCAGAGTAAATGTGGAAACCTTTTATCATCTGTTTGAACCGTCAGAAGCAGATCGGTTCCAGATGTATCTTTATGAGCTCTCCAGGGGGAGGGCGGACCGTTTGGAAACCTTTCAGGTCGTCTATCAGGGTCAAATAAGGCATATTACGTGCAACGGGATTGCCCTGTCAGAAGGACTTATGGTAAAAGCAGAGGAACTTGAAGAAGAAAAGGGTATTGTACAGACGTTGAAACAGCTTCCGATTCCCTATTTCCTCATTGACCATGACAAACGAATCCGTTCGTCCAATCCGCTTTTCCGTGAACTTCTTAAAACAATCGAAGAACCTCTTGGCGAATCAGACGGGGAACTTGTAGAAGGATTTCCGTTCCATGAAACCATTTCCAAGCTTTCGGATATCGTTGACGAAAACAATAAAAATGCAACTGTTGTTTTTGAAAAAGAGGAGATCCGCCTCACCGTTCACGGCAGTCTTGTCACACCAGATCAAATGTGTGTATTTATAAAGGACGAAACAGTCGAGCACCGGTTCGAACAGCTCCTTACATATAAACAGCAGATGGAGAGTGTTTCCCAGATCGCAGCGGGCGTAGCTCATGAGCTGCGTAACCCTCTGTCTGTAATCAAGGGATTTATCCAGTTGTCGAAGCTGTCAAACAGCCTGAACAAGTACTATGAAACCATTTCCTCTGAAATTGACCGTATGAATCTGATCATTGAAGACTTCCTGAGTATGTCAAGAAAGAAAATTGATAAAAAGAAAGTCAGTCCGTCCGAACTAATGGAATCAATGCTGATGATCTTCCGATCCGAATCCCTGCTTCATGACATTGACTTTACCTTTGCCATAAAGGATTCCCGGCGCTATCTTTACGTAAATGATCAGATGATCCGTCAGGTAATGCTCAATGTTCTCCGCAATTCGATCGAAGCATACGAAAACTGGGACGGAGACAAGCGCTTTACGATGATGACGCATGTAGAGGAAAACATTTACGTGATCACACTTGAAGACTACGGGCCCGGCATGCCTGCAGAGGTACTGGAAGAGATTGAAAAACCCTTTTTCACGACGAAGGATAAAGGCACAGGAATCGGCATTCCGCTTTGTAAACGAATAGTTGAAGAGCACAAAGGTACATTCAAAGTGGAAAGTGCCTTGGGTAAAGGTACGAGAATTGTAATTACCCTGCCTCTTTACAGTAAACACGAACAGATGAGATCATAA
- a CDS encoding Ppx/GppA phosphatase family protein, with protein sequence MMQQTAIIDLGSNSIRLVIFEISKNGCYREIQNLKVVARLSSHIDESGALSKQGIIIIEKTLERFRTVMKQYDVKEVRGVATAAVRNAANRREIEKLLKSQKGMNFKVISDREEAWYGYLAVVNSTDIKNGITIDIGGGSTEITVFKDREMIHYHSFPFGALTLKKKFMNEDRPSAAEIKKLDHFLKDSFDSLSWLKKEGLPVIGIGGSARNVALVHQNEINYPLAGLHQFEMSPTEVETVFMRLKKLPLKKRQQVDGLSKDRADIILPAMYVIASLLDYTGADSYIVSNKGLREGVFFESLLKEMETTLFPSVTEESFFQLAQDYNLDAVHHRHIAVLAASLLHDLMMTGREKLHDDDLHLLQLAARVFYIGETVHPEARSQHTFYLLTNQSIDGLSHSRRLAIALIASFRNRSLFHQYAAPYRQWVSQKELTRYEKLGSILRLAYGLDRSKMGAVKSVKVTPGEPGRLTLKMKTVKEGYFEEFHAQKYKKHVERAFGRKIDVSVNHH encoded by the coding sequence ATGATGCAGCAGACCGCCATTATTGACCTTGGCTCAAACTCCATCCGCCTCGTTATTTTTGAAATCAGCAAAAACGGATGTTATCGGGAAATCCAGAATTTAAAAGTTGTTGCCCGCCTCAGCTCTCATATTGATGAAAGCGGGGCATTATCGAAACAAGGGATCATCATTATCGAAAAAACGCTTGAACGGTTCCGGACGGTCATGAAGCAGTACGACGTAAAAGAAGTACGGGGAGTCGCTACTGCTGCTGTAAGAAACGCTGCAAACCGCCGGGAAATCGAAAAGCTCCTGAAAAGCCAGAAGGGAATGAATTTTAAGGTTATATCTGACCGTGAAGAGGCATGGTACGGGTACCTTGCCGTTGTTAATTCAACAGATATTAAAAATGGAATTACGATCGATATCGGCGGCGGAAGTACTGAAATTACGGTTTTTAAAGACCGAGAAATGATACATTACCACAGCTTTCCTTTTGGTGCGCTGACGCTGAAGAAGAAATTCATGAATGAAGACCGCCCCTCTGCTGCAGAGATTAAAAAACTGGACCACTTCCTAAAGGACTCATTTGATTCACTATCATGGCTGAAAAAGGAAGGCCTTCCTGTTATCGGTATTGGAGGCAGCGCCCGTAATGTTGCTCTTGTTCATCAAAATGAGATCAATTATCCGCTGGCAGGACTTCATCAGTTTGAGATGAGCCCCACGGAAGTGGAGACGGTATTTATGAGGCTGAAAAAGCTGCCGCTGAAAAAGCGGCAGCAGGTTGATGGTCTCTCCAAGGACCGTGCAGATATTATTCTCCCTGCCATGTACGTCATTGCCTCCCTTCTTGACTATACAGGTGCAGACAGTTATATCGTAAGCAACAAAGGTCTTCGGGAGGGAGTCTTCTTTGAATCACTCTTAAAGGAAATGGAAACGACCCTTTTTCCAAGTGTTACAGAAGAAAGCTTTTTCCAGCTTGCTCAGGATTACAACCTTGATGCTGTCCATCACCGCCATATCGCTGTTCTCGCTGCTTCTCTTCTTCATGACTTGATGATGACAGGACGTGAAAAACTTCACGACGATGACCTTCACCTCCTGCAGCTTGCTGCACGGGTCTTTTATATCGGTGAAACCGTTCATCCGGAGGCCCGTTCACAGCATACATTTTACCTATTGACCAATCAGTCGATCGATGGTCTTTCCCATTCCCGCCGTCTGGCAATTGCTTTAATTGCATCATTTCGAAACCGGTCTCTTTTTCATCAGTATGCAGCACCATACAGGCAATGGGTATCACAAAAGGAGCTTACCCGTTATGAAAAGCTTGGATCCATTTTGAGACTTGCATATGGACTGGACCGGTCGAAAATGGGAGCTGTAAAAAGTGTTAAGGTTACACCCGGGGAACCAGGAAGATTGACTCTGAAAATGAAGACCGTCAAAGAAGGGTATTTTGAAGAATTTCACGCACAGAAATACAAAAAGCACGTAGAGCGTGCATTCGGAAGAAAAATCGACGTCTCAGTTAATCATCACTAA
- a CDS encoding metal ABC transporter permease: MIEQIISFADQVARYPYLQNALMAAIAVGVICGVIGCFIILRGMALMGDAISHAVLPGVVIAYMLGMNFFIGAVVTGVITALAIGYISQNSRIKEDSAIGIMFTGMFALGIVMITAMRGSSVDLWHILFGNVLAVGRIDFWITVGIGIFVLLTVFIFYRPLLLSTFDETMAKATGLPVRFIHYMLMLLLSLVTVASLQTVGIVLVVAMLITPGATAYLLTDRFPVMLGLSALFGVISAVGGMFFSVVYDVASGASIVLVATALFALAFFFSPKQGLVFRFFRSRSAEQSI, encoded by the coding sequence ATGATCGAACAAATTATCAGTTTTGCCGATCAGGTAGCAAGATATCCGTATCTGCAGAATGCGCTTATGGCAGCCATTGCTGTTGGTGTCATCTGCGGCGTGATTGGGTGTTTCATTATTTTAAGAGGCATGGCTCTCATGGGGGATGCGATTTCCCATGCTGTACTGCCCGGCGTAGTGATCGCCTATATGCTTGGAATGAACTTCTTTATTGGGGCGGTTGTTACCGGCGTCATAACAGCCCTTGCAATCGGCTACATTTCACAGAACAGCAGAATAAAAGAGGATTCGGCGATCGGAATCATGTTTACAGGTATGTTTGCCCTTGGTATTGTGATGATAACTGCGATGCGGGGCTCGAGTGTGGATTTGTGGCACATTCTGTTCGGTAACGTGCTTGCTGTCGGTCGGATCGACTTCTGGATAACGGTTGGAATCGGGATTTTCGTTCTGCTTACTGTATTCATCTTCTATCGGCCTCTTCTTCTCAGTACATTTGATGAAACCATGGCAAAAGCGACGGGACTGCCGGTCAGATTTATTCATTACATGCTGATGCTTCTGCTGTCACTTGTCACAGTGGCATCGCTGCAGACAGTGGGTATTGTTCTCGTAGTAGCCATGCTCATTACACCTGGCGCCACAGCTTATCTGCTCACTGACCGCTTTCCGGTCATGCTCGGTTTGAGTGCACTGTTTGGTGTCATTTCGGCAGTTGGAGGAATGTTTTTCTCTGTAGTATATGATGTGGCCTCTGGGGCTTCAATTGTTCTCGTTGCGACAGCACTGTTTGCCCTCGCCTTTTTCTTTTCTCCAAAGCAGGGACTTGTGTTCCGATTTTTCCGGTCACGGTCTGCTGAACAGTCCATATAA
- a CDS encoding metal ABC transporter permease, with the protein MEILQQLTFLERGIIAGLIIGFVCPLLGAFLLVRRITIISEALSHITLTGIAAGVFLSQSALWLGFVNPLYTGLVFSLAGSLLVEKLRQIYKHFQELAIPIILSSGVGLGAILISMSGGSYNEWYNYLFGSIVTVTIGDLGFIIATGIIALIILSAFYKELLSISFDQEFAKTSGLKVTRINFFFSVLIAIVISMSMKVVGILLVGAMVTLPVAASIQLAKSFRQVVILGIIFGELAMIGGIYFSYHLNVATGGMIVVTGVTILLISVLIKRFRTGLA; encoded by the coding sequence ATGGAAATTTTACAGCAGCTGACATTTTTAGAACGCGGTATAATTGCAGGACTGATCATCGGGTTTGTCTGTCCGCTCCTCGGAGCCTTTCTTCTTGTAAGAAGAATTACGATCATTTCTGAGGCGCTGTCCCACATTACGCTCACAGGGATTGCGGCAGGTGTTTTTCTCAGCCAGTCGGCTTTGTGGCTCGGATTTGTGAATCCTCTTTATACAGGCCTGGTCTTTTCTCTTGCCGGTTCGCTCCTGGTGGAGAAGCTTCGGCAGATTTATAAACACTTTCAGGAACTCGCCATCCCGATTATCCTCTCTTCCGGAGTAGGACTCGGAGCAATTTTGATCAGTATGTCGGGCGGTTCTTATAATGAATGGTACAATTACCTGTTTGGAAGCATTGTGACTGTTACAATCGGTGATCTCGGTTTTATCATCGCTACAGGCATTATTGCACTAATCATACTCTCTGCTTTTTATAAAGAACTGCTCTCCATTTCATTTGATCAGGAGTTTGCAAAAACATCGGGTCTTAAAGTAACCCGGATTAATTTTTTCTTTTCGGTTCTGATTGCAATCGTGATTTCCATGAGTATGAAAGTTGTCGGTATTCTTCTTGTCGGGGCTATGGTAACGCTTCCGGTAGCGGCAAGTATCCAGCTGGCAAAAAGCTTCAGGCAGGTGGTTATTCTCGGTATTATTTTTGGTGAACTGGCCATGATCGGCGGTATTTATTTTTCCTATCATCTGAATGTGGCTACCGGTGGGATGATTGTCGTAACCGGTGTGACTATTCTGCTCATTTCGGTTTTGATAAAACGTTTCAGAACGGGACTTGCTTAA
- a CDS encoding metal ABC transporter ATP-binding protein, translated as MNKTKPAVEINNLSFAYNGRNVLEDINLKITEGSFLGLVGPNGSGKSTLVKCLLSLLKPDEGEICLFGQQLSRFDDWSDIGFVSQKANSFNSGFPATVFEVVSMGLYGKVGLFRFLTRKHKQEVRNAIEQVGMEEYMNANIGQLSGGQQQRVFIARALVSRPKLLILDEPTVGVDAKSVKRFYDMLKDLNVNQGITLILVTHDVGAMTEFVTDVACLNKHLHFHGDTKTYEEQEEDMMSRMYGHDVQVLTHNHDHPHDHDHDPGGQSRD; from the coding sequence ATGAACAAAACAAAACCAGCAGTTGAAATTAACAATTTAAGCTTTGCCTATAACGGACGAAACGTCCTTGAGGATATTAACCTTAAAATTACCGAAGGATCCTTTCTCGGCCTCGTCGGTCCAAATGGGTCAGGAAAGTCCACGCTTGTGAAGTGTCTATTGTCGCTTTTAAAGCCGGATGAAGGAGAAATTTGTCTGTTCGGTCAACAGCTTTCCAGGTTTGACGACTGGAGTGATATTGGCTTTGTGAGCCAGAAGGCAAACAGTTTTAACAGCGGCTTTCCGGCAACCGTGTTTGAAGTTGTATCCATGGGGCTGTATGGGAAAGTGGGACTTTTTCGATTCCTGACAAGAAAACACAAACAGGAAGTACGAAATGCTATTGAGCAGGTGGGTATGGAAGAGTATATGAACGCCAATATCGGCCAGCTTTCCGGCGGTCAGCAGCAGCGCGTGTTTATCGCCCGGGCACTCGTAAGCCGACCGAAACTGCTGATCCTTGATGAACCGACCGTTGGAGTTGACGCCAAAAGTGTGAAACGCTTTTACGACATGCTGAAGGATCTCAATGTGAACCAGGGTATTACCCTGATTCTTGTGACACATGATGTCGGTGCCATGACAGAGTTCGTAACGGATGTAGCCTGTCTGAACAAGCACCTTCATTTCCATGGTGATACGAAAACGTATGAAGAGCAGGAAGAAGATATGATGTCACGTATGTACGGACACGATGTGCAGGTCCTCACGCATAATCACGATCATCCTCATGACCATGATCACGATCCCGGAGGGCAGAGCCGTGATTAG
- a CDS encoding RNA degradosome polyphosphate kinase produces the protein MTKNVLNEVSGQVDLNNPAFYNNRELSWLGFNQRVLEEAEDEENPLLERMKFAAIFSSNLDEFFMVRVAGLKDQVKAGFNKPENKAGLTPKQQLHKISEHNHRLISRQDQLFTNTLLPMLNEENIHFLLMKDLTREQQTYIEKRFDQYILPVLTPMAIDAYRPFPMLLNKSLNLAVVLTGDREKLAIVQVPAVLTRFIAVPQSEKEKTEFVLLEDVISYFIGRLFTGYSVKSVSPFRITRNADLTIHEEGARDLLRVIEKELKKRKWGAAVRLEMQRGKMDEKVLTFFTSVLEIHSGDVYETDSPLDLTFLFSLYKFLAPDHEHLVNETLIPKSPADLLDEEDIFSASLKRDLFFHHPYESFQPIVDWITKAAKDPSVLAIKQTLYRVSGDSPIINALAAAAEEGKQVTVLVELKARFDEENNIQWAKKLEKSGVHVIYGITGLKTHSKITLIVRHNKGNIERFVHLGTGNYNDSTAKLYTDMGIITTDEAFADDATNFFNHLSGFSRKPKWKKIFTAPFGIRDEFIRLIDREIELHKQHGNGRIIAKMNSLTDKPIILKLYKASRAGVKIDLIVRGICCLKPGVTNVSENISVRSIVDRFLEHSRIFYFHQNGAEAIFLSSADWMTRNMEKRIEILFPIESPRCKKRVLQVLDITLEDNRKARVQLPTGDYIHRSCSDSETPLQSQLVFHELASELADSDDD, from the coding sequence ATGACGAAAAATGTACTCAACGAGGTGAGCGGACAAGTGGATTTAAACAACCCCGCTTTTTATAACAATAGAGAACTGAGCTGGCTCGGCTTCAACCAGCGAGTGCTGGAAGAAGCTGAAGATGAAGAAAATCCGCTGCTCGAACGGATGAAGTTTGCTGCTATTTTCAGCAGTAACCTTGATGAGTTTTTTATGGTCCGGGTAGCAGGACTTAAAGATCAGGTGAAAGCAGGCTTTAACAAACCTGAGAATAAAGCAGGACTGACGCCAAAACAACAGCTCCATAAAATCAGTGAACATAACCACAGGCTCATTTCCAGACAGGACCAGTTATTTACGAATACGCTTTTGCCAATGCTTAATGAAGAAAATATTCATTTCCTTTTAATGAAGGACCTGACGAGGGAACAGCAGACTTATATTGAGAAACGCTTTGATCAGTATATCCTCCCGGTACTGACTCCAATGGCAATCGACGCTTACCGCCCCTTCCCCATGCTTTTAAACAAAAGTCTTAATCTCGCTGTTGTGTTGACGGGAGATCGCGAGAAGCTCGCGATCGTTCAGGTTCCTGCTGTTCTTACCCGGTTTATTGCAGTGCCTCAATCAGAAAAAGAGAAAACGGAATTTGTTCTTCTGGAAGATGTGATCAGCTATTTTATCGGACGTTTGTTTACCGGCTATTCCGTTAAGTCCGTTTCACCTTTTCGGATTACAAGAAATGCTGATCTGACCATTCACGAGGAAGGGGCAAGAGATTTGCTCCGGGTAATCGAAAAGGAACTGAAAAAAAGGAAATGGGGTGCCGCTGTTCGTCTGGAGATGCAGCGCGGAAAAATGGACGAAAAAGTTCTCACATTTTTTACGAGTGTGCTTGAAATTCACAGCGGTGACGTGTATGAAACCGATAGTCCTCTCGATCTGACGTTTCTATTCTCCCTTTATAAATTTCTCGCACCGGACCATGAACACCTGGTAAATGAGACACTCATTCCAAAATCGCCTGCCGATCTTCTAGATGAAGAGGACATTTTCAGTGCCTCATTAAAACGGGACTTATTTTTTCATCATCCGTACGAGTCGTTTCAGCCTATTGTAGACTGGATCACAAAAGCAGCCAAAGATCCTTCCGTACTTGCCATTAAGCAGACACTTTACCGTGTGAGCGGAGATTCCCCGATTATTAACGCATTGGCTGCAGCAGCGGAAGAAGGCAAACAGGTCACCGTTCTTGTGGAGCTTAAAGCTCGTTTTGATGAAGAAAACAATATCCAGTGGGCGAAGAAACTTGAAAAGTCAGGTGTACACGTGATCTACGGAATTACCGGGCTTAAAACACACAGTAAAATCACACTAATCGTGAGGCATAACAAAGGAAATATAGAACGTTTTGTCCACCTTGGGACCGGCAATTATAATGATTCCACTGCCAAACTCTACACTGATATGGGGATCATCACCACGGACGAAGCATTTGCTGATGACGCCACGAACTTTTTTAATCATCTTAGCGGCTTCAGCAGAAAACCAAAGTGGAAAAAGATCTTTACTGCCCCCTTTGGAATCCGGGACGAATTTATCCGTCTGATTGACCGTGAAATTGAACTTCACAAACAGCACGGAAACGGTCGGATCATTGCAAAAATGAATTCATTGACCGATAAGCCGATTATCCTGAAACTCTATAAAGCAAGTCGTGCCGGTGTGAAAATTGATCTGATTGTCAGAGGGATCTGCTGTCTTAAACCTGGTGTAACGAATGTGAGTGAAAATATCTCGGTACGGTCTATCGTTGACCGATTTCTGGAACACAGCCGCATTTTCTATTTTCACCAGAATGGAGCTGAAGCAATCTTCCTCTCCTCTGCTGACTGGATGACAAGAAACATGGAGAAGAGAATCGAGATTCTCTTCCCAATAGAAAGCCCACGCTGTAAAAAACGAGTACTTCAAGTTCTGGACATTACCCTTGAGGATAACCGCAAAGCAAGAGTGCAGCTTCCCACAGGTGACTATATCCACAGAAGCTGCTCCGATTCCGAAACGCCGCTTCAGAGTCAGCTTGTCTTCCACGAACTGGCTTCCGAACTGGCTGATAGTGATGATGATTAG
- a CDS encoding metal ABC transporter permease translates to MISVFFQYDFLTYALYTGMMVGFLAPVLGVFLVVRRLALVADALSHITLSGIAFSLLLGRHYALFAGLNPVYMGAAFAVGGSLMIERLRTAYKYYKELAIPIILSAGIGIGVVFISLADGFNTDLFNYLFGSVTAVRQSDFHLIGVITIVVTLVLVLFYKELFYLSFDEEQAVVSGIPRRFLHFLFIVMVALVIAASMRIVGILLVSSLMTLPVASAMRLAKGFKQMFVYSVIFGQFSVITGLVSAFHLNLAPGGTIVMINVFILIIVVLMTRKRV, encoded by the coding sequence GTGATTAGTGTATTTTTCCAGTACGATTTTTTAACGTATGCCCTCTATACGGGGATGATGGTCGGTTTTCTCGCGCCTGTTCTGGGCGTTTTTCTCGTTGTTAGACGGCTCGCCCTTGTGGCGGACGCTTTGTCACATATTACCCTTTCCGGCATTGCGTTCAGTCTCCTTCTCGGACGGCACTATGCCCTTTTTGCAGGACTTAATCCGGTCTACATGGGAGCCGCATTCGCCGTAGGAGGCTCGCTCATGATCGAGCGCCTCCGTACGGCCTACAAGTACTACAAGGAACTGGCCATCCCGATTATCCTATCTGCTGGAATCGGAATAGGCGTAGTGTTCATCAGCCTGGCTGACGGCTTTAATACGGATCTGTTTAACTATCTTTTCGGGAGTGTTACAGCTGTCCGGCAGTCGGATTTTCACCTGATTGGCGTAATTACCATTGTCGTGACGCTAGTACTCGTCCTGTTTTATAAAGAGCTCTTTTATTTGAGCTTTGACGAGGAACAGGCGGTTGTCAGCGGCATACCTAGACGATTTCTTCATTTTCTGTTTATCGTCATGGTTGCACTTGTGATCGCTGCCTCAATGCGCATAGTCGGCATTCTTCTCGTGTCGTCACTTATGACACTGCCGGTTGCTTCTGCCATGCGGCTTGCAAAAGGATTTAAGCAGATGTTTGTCTACTCGGTCATTTTCGGCCAGTTTTCTGTGATTACAGGACTGGTGAGTGCCTTTCATCTGAACCTTGCTCCAGGTGGAACAATCGTTATGATTAACGTTTTTATTCTTATTATTGTGGTCCTGATGACCCGAAAACGGGTCTAG
- a CDS encoding lytic transglycosylase domain-containing protein, producing the protein MKKHYLLYTLGTALLVLATVSVVLAVQNNQMKNKVAEIEKAKEKQKQEQMMEAEIETMEEYIDHLPEDYDLAGYDAWQRATDAGEHMYEDSDGKFEKEWGTFLALEADRKNIDPFLVYELIRVETGDTFDPETVGPETQYGHAYGLAQFMKNTGPWIADMADMPYEDEMLFDPYYSIQLSVVYLEFLYGQYGDWNHVLTAYHRGIYGLEDYIEENGDAKSWYAVEIQENADRTAMTVSR; encoded by the coding sequence ATGAAAAAACATTATTTACTCTATACCCTTGGTACAGCCCTTCTGGTGCTGGCCACTGTGTCAGTAGTGCTTGCGGTTCAGAACAATCAAATGAAGAATAAAGTAGCTGAGATTGAGAAAGCGAAGGAAAAACAAAAACAGGAACAAATGATGGAAGCAGAAATAGAGACAATGGAAGAATATATTGATCATCTGCCTGAAGACTACGACCTTGCCGGGTACGATGCCTGGCAGAGGGCAACGGATGCCGGCGAACACATGTATGAAGACAGTGATGGTAAATTTGAAAAAGAGTGGGGAACGTTTCTTGCACTTGAAGCCGATCGGAAAAACATCGATCCCTTTCTCGTGTATGAGCTGATCAGAGTGGAAACAGGCGACACGTTTGATCCTGAAACGGTCGGTCCTGAAACGCAATATGGACATGCTTACGGGCTTGCCCAGTTTATGAAAAACACAGGGCCGTGGATCGCAGATATGGCAGACATGCCTTATGAGGATGAAATGCTGTTTGATCCGTACTATTCCATTCAGCTGAGTGTCGTTTATCTTGAATTCCTCTACGGGCAGTATGGGGATTGGAATCACGTACTGACAGCGTATCACCGCGGTATTTACGGTCTTGAGGATTACATTGAGGAAAATGGCGATGCGAAAAGCTGGTATGCAGTTGAAATTCAGGAAAATGCCGACCGCACTGCGATGACGGTGAGCAGGTAA
- a CDS encoding metal ABC transporter ATP-binding protein, translating to MARQDTIDVRELSVHYHGHLALKNINFTVDKGQLIGVIGPNGAGKSTLIKAILGLERSKGEVSLFGKNIKTCRKQISYVPQRNVIDWDFPVRVEDVVLMGRYAHIPWFKLRSGRKDREKAAASLEKVGMSEFAKRQIGELSGGQQQRVFIARALTQDADVFFLDEPFVGIDIKSEEIIVRLLHQLRDQGKTIFVVHHDLSKVEKYFDHLVLLNQELIGAGAVKEVYTSEYLKKAYQGSAAVLDDKDGVVVISQ from the coding sequence ATGGCACGACAGGATACCATTGATGTTCGTGAGCTGTCGGTGCATTATCACGGCCACCTTGCGTTAAAAAACATAAATTTTACTGTAGATAAAGGCCAGCTCATCGGTGTAATCGGACCGAACGGGGCAGGAAAATCAACTTTGATTAAAGCGATTCTTGGTCTTGAACGATCGAAAGGGGAAGTGAGTCTGTTCGGTAAAAATATTAAAACGTGCCGGAAACAGATATCCTACGTCCCCCAGAGAAACGTGATTGACTGGGACTTTCCCGTACGGGTGGAAGATGTTGTCCTTATGGGGCGCTATGCGCATATTCCATGGTTTAAACTCAGAAGCGGCAGGAAGGATCGGGAAAAAGCGGCTGCTTCTCTGGAAAAAGTCGGCATGAGCGAATTTGCAAAGCGGCAGATTGGGGAACTTTCCGGCGGCCAGCAGCAGCGCGTATTTATTGCCAGAGCCCTTACCCAGGATGCGGATGTTTTTTTCCTTGATGAACCTTTTGTCGGTATTGACATCAAATCAGAGGAGATTATCGTACGGCTTCTTCACCAGTTGCGCGATCAGGGTAAAACGATTTTTGTTGTCCATCATGATCTGAGCAAAGTGGAAAAATATTTTGATCACCTGGTGCTTCTGAATCAGGAACTGATTGGTGCCGGAGCTGTAAAAGAGGTTTATACTTCTGAATATCTAAAAAAAGCCTATCAGGGAAGTGCTGCTGTACTTGACGATAAGGACGGCGTGGTGGTGATCAGTCAATGA